The following are encoded together in the Macadamia integrifolia cultivar HAES 741 chromosome 10, SCU_Mint_v3, whole genome shotgun sequence genome:
- the LOC122091328 gene encoding DNA oxidative demethylase ALKBH2 isoform X1: protein MGSPTQISRAFLIIHSPLAPISSMSFKLQARAETMNPNPSEKEKKRTTDLGNGSEIIYFPRFLPFDDSWKWFHYLDKEIPWTRPSIHVFGRSCIQPRDTCYVASEGLPDLRYSGYQPHAYPWDDYPPLKDLLAAVHEALPGSSFNSLLLNRYKTGSDYVAWHSDDEKLYGPTPEIASLSFGCDREFLLRKKPSKSPKVQAPSASCMEEPANKRLKKNNQVDQHSLALKHGSLLVMRGYTQRDWVHSVPKRAKIEAVRINLTFRHVL from the exons ATGGGGTCACCCACTCAAATTTCGCGGGCTTTTTTAATTATTCATTCTCCTCTTGCGCCAATTTCTTCTATGAGTTTCAAGTTGCAAGCAAGGGCTGAAACCATGAACCCTAACCCTAGCGAGAAGGAAAAGAAACGGACGACCGATTTGGGTAACGGGAGCGAAATCATTTACTTTCCTCGTTTTCTTCCGTTTGATGATTCCTGGAAATGGTTTCATTACTTAGATAAAGAAATTCCGTGGACGAGGCCTTCGATTCACGTCTTCGGTAGATCTTGCATCCAG CCCAGGGATACTTGTTATGTTGCGAGTGAGGGGCTGCCAGATCTCCGTTATAGTGGGTATCAGCCACATGCTTATCCTTGGGATGATTACCCTCCACTAAAGGACCTCTTGGCTGCA GTTCATGAAGCACTTCCAGGGAGTAGTTTTAATAGCTTGCTTCTGAACAGATACAAGACTGGGTCTGACTATGTGGCTTGGCACTCTGATGATGAGAAATTGTATGGGCCAACCCCTGAGATTGCATCATTGTCTTTTGGTTGTGACCGTGAGTTTTTACTGAGGAAGAAACCTAGCAAATCACCCAAAG TTCAAGCACCAAGTGCTAGTTGCATGGAAGAACCAGCAAATAAGCgattaaaaaagaataatcaagTTGATCAGCATTCACTTGCACTTAAGCATGGATCATTGTTGGTTATGAGAGGCTATACCCAACGAGATTGGGTTCACTCGGTGCCTAAGCGTGCAAAAATAGAGGCAGTTCGGATCAACCTCACTTTCAGGCATGTACTTTGA
- the LOC122091328 gene encoding DNA oxidative demethylase ALKBH2 isoform X2 translates to MGSPTQISRAFLIIHSPLAPISSMSFKLQARAETMNPNPSEKEKKRTTDLGNGSEIIYFPRFLPFDDSWKWFHYLDKEIPWTRPSIHVFGRSCIQVHEALPGSSFNSLLLNRYKTGSDYVAWHSDDEKLYGPTPEIASLSFGCDREFLLRKKPSKSPKVQAPSASCMEEPANKRLKKNNQVDQHSLALKHGSLLVMRGYTQRDWVHSVPKRAKIEAVRINLTFRHVL, encoded by the exons ATGGGGTCACCCACTCAAATTTCGCGGGCTTTTTTAATTATTCATTCTCCTCTTGCGCCAATTTCTTCTATGAGTTTCAAGTTGCAAGCAAGGGCTGAAACCATGAACCCTAACCCTAGCGAGAAGGAAAAGAAACGGACGACCGATTTGGGTAACGGGAGCGAAATCATTTACTTTCCTCGTTTTCTTCCGTTTGATGATTCCTGGAAATGGTTTCATTACTTAGATAAAGAAATTCCGTGGACGAGGCCTTCGATTCACGTCTTCGGTAGATCTTGCATCCAG GTTCATGAAGCACTTCCAGGGAGTAGTTTTAATAGCTTGCTTCTGAACAGATACAAGACTGGGTCTGACTATGTGGCTTGGCACTCTGATGATGAGAAATTGTATGGGCCAACCCCTGAGATTGCATCATTGTCTTTTGGTTGTGACCGTGAGTTTTTACTGAGGAAGAAACCTAGCAAATCACCCAAAG TTCAAGCACCAAGTGCTAGTTGCATGGAAGAACCAGCAAATAAGCgattaaaaaagaataatcaagTTGATCAGCATTCACTTGCACTTAAGCATGGATCATTGTTGGTTATGAGAGGCTATACCCAACGAGATTGGGTTCACTCGGTGCCTAAGCGTGCAAAAATAGAGGCAGTTCGGATCAACCTCACTTTCAGGCATGTACTTTGA
- the LOC122090888 gene encoding probable serine incorporator, translating to MEDPIEIVENGVVKVNPRGSEGIQLEETSASMQKKSVEYSLERRKSLKARYIYGFVFLLTNLMAWLIRDYGHQALSELHYIKACGNEGHDCFHIMGVLRVSLGCFIFFLLLFLTTFKTSKLHGAGNTWHSKWWSLKFVLLVVSVAVPFFFPPSFIQLYGEIARIGAGIFLILQLISVIEFITWWNNYWMPEEEIKQCRFLGLFTSTIFYIASMCGIVMMYFLYAPRRLCTLNIFFITWTAILLIVMMVISLHSKVNRGLLSSGIMASYIVFLCWSAIRSEPAIEKCSPEKKAAGNGDWTTVAGFLIALCSIVMATFSTGIDSQSFQFRKDKVQKEDDIPYDYGFFHFVFSMGAMYFAMLFISWNLDHSTKKWSIDVGWASTWVKIINEWIAASIYLWKLISPVVRQAKVMDQEGQIHLSTSP from the exons ATGGAAGACCCCATTGAGATTGTAGAGAATGGAGTGGTAAAAGTTAACCCTAGGGGATCAGAAGGGATTCAATTGGAAGAAACATCTGCGTCCATGCAGAAAAAGAGTGTTGAGTACTCATTGGAGAGGAGGAAATCTCTCAAAGCTCGATACATTTACGGCTTTGTCTTCTTATTGACGAATCTTATGGCTTGGTTGATTCGTGATTATGGACACCAAGCTCTTTCTGAGCTCCATT atatAAAAGCGTGTGGAAATGAGGGCCATGATTGTTTTCACATAATGGGAGTTCTTCGTGTCAGTCTAGGATGTTTT ATATTTTTCTTGTTATTGTTTCTGACAACATTTAAGACCAGCAAGTTGCATGGAGCTGGAAATACATGGCATTCCAAATGGTGGAGTTTGAAGTTTGTGCTGTTGGTGGTATCAGTGGCagttccttttttcttccctccATCTTTCATTCAATTATATG GTGAAATTGCTCGAATTGGTGCAGG GATATTTCTTATTCTCCAACTCATTAGTGTGATTGAATTCATCACATGGTGGAATAACTACTGGATGcctgaagaagaaataaagcaatG TCGCTTCCTTGGGTTATTCACATCAACCATTTTCTATATAGCTTCTATGTGTGGAATTGTGATGATGTACTTTCTCTATGCTCCGCGGCGTTTATGCACACTCAACATATTTTTCATTACATGGACCGCAATATTGCTTATAGTGATGATGGTTATATCTCTACACTCTAAG GTCAATAGAGGTCTTTTGTCTTCTGGGATTATGGCATCATACATTGTTTTCCTGTGTTGGTCTGCTATTAGAAG TGAGCCTGCCATTGAGAAATGCAGCCCAGAAAAAAAAGCAGCTGGAAATGGTGATTGGACCACTGTGGCG GGCTTCCTCATAGCATTGTGTTCAATTGTCATGGCAACATTTTCCACTGGAATTGATTCTCAATCCTTTCAG TTTCGCAAGGATAAAGTTcaaaaagaagatgacatccCTTATGATTATGGGTTTTTCCACTTTGTATTTTCAATGGGGGCCATGTACTTTGCAATGTTATTCATCAGCTGGAACCTAGATCACTCAACCAAAAA GTGGAGCATTGATGTTGGCTGGGCTAGTACATGGGTGAAGATCATCAATGAGTGGATTGCAGCCAGCATATACT TGTGGAAATTGATCTCCCCAGTTGTAAGGCAAGCGAAAGTGATGGATCAAGAAGGGCAAATTCATTTATCAACATCACCTTGA
- the LOC122090889 gene encoding dirigent protein 16-like yields the protein MMFRQASPSLSLLVLIATIQMARIITTVDGAAAGGSIMELYMHDILGGSNPTARPITGLLGNIYSGQVPFARPVGFFPPKNGVAIPNANGAIPTVNANGVPLGTGLSGTTFAGSPTGQSTNDQSIQLGPDGLGLGFGTITVIDDILTSTTDLGGQQIGKAQGVYVASSADGTTQMMVFSAMIEGGEYGDSLNFFGVYKIGSSMSRLSVTGGTGKYENACGYAEVRPLIPPGQHVTDGAETLLRITAYLT from the coding sequence ATGATGTTCAGGCAAGCAtcaccttctctctcccttctggTGCTAATTGCCACCATTCAGATGGCAAGAATCATTACCACTGTTGATGGGGCTGCAGCCGGAGGTTCTATCATGGAGTTGTACATGCACGACATCCTGGGGGGCAGTAATCCTACGGCTAGGCCAATAACTGGTTTGCTTGGAAACATTTACAGTGGTCAGGTACCCTTTGCTAGGCCTGTAGGATTCTTCCCTCCAAAAAATGGGGTCGCCATCCCAAATGCCAATGGTGCAATCCCCACTGTCAATGCCAATGGTGTCCCACTTGGTACAGGTTTATCTGGTACAACTTTTGCCGGTTCTCCAACTGGCCAATCCACCAATGATCAGTCTATACAATTGGGACCTGatggtttgggtttggggtttggtacAATCACCGTCATCGACGACATTTTGACGAGTACAACTGACTTGGGGGGTCAGCAAATTGGAAAAGCACAGGGTGTGTATGTGGCAAGCTCCGCCGATGGGACAACACAAATGATGGTGTTCTCAGCTATGATTGAGGGTGGAGAATATGGAGACAGTCTCAACTTCTTTGGGGTGTACAAGATTGGGAGTTCCATGTCACGTTTATCAGTGACTGGTGGGACTGGAAAGTATGAAAATGCTTGTGGATATGCTGAGGTCCGGCCACTCATCCCACCTGGTCAGCATGTCACTGATGGAGCAGAGACACTGCTAAGAATCACAGCCTATCTCACCTAG
- the LOC122091064 gene encoding hydroxyethylthiazole kinase has translation MERRAEGEGDGGDWGKKSWRFLSEVRERSPLIQCITNFVSMDLMANTLLAAGASPAMLHCLEEIPDFTPHAHGLCVNVGTLSPDWLPSMKTAAALVTQLGKPWVLDPVAVSASDYRLKACLELVELKPTVIRGNASEILALSSTSMGPDKGVDSSHGSLDAVEAAKFLAQLSGAIVAVSGAVDIITDGQHVVGVQNGVAMLQRITATGCAVTALIAAFVAVDPIHAFEATASALSVFGLSGEVGMDMARGPASLRIHLIDSLHGLDQATVLSGVNITNMS, from the exons ATGGAAAGAAGggcagaaggagaaggagatggagGTGATTGGGGTAAGAAGTCATGGAGGTTCTTATCGGAAGTGAGAGAACGATCACCGCTCATCCAATGCATTACCAACTTCGTCTCCATGGACCTGATGGCCAATACTCTGCTGGCAGCAGGTGCGTCGCCTGCAATGCTTCACTGCTTGGAAGAGATCCCTGACTTCACCCCTCACGCTCACGGCCTCTGCGTCAACGTGGGTACTCTCTCTCCTGACTGGCTTCCTTCCATGAAGACCGCCGCTGCTTTGGTAACCCAGTTGGGAAAGCCATGGGTTCTCGACCCGGTTGCCGTCTCAGCCTCCGATTACCGGCTTAAGGCCTGTCTCGAACTTGTTGAGCTTAAACCCACTGTTATTAGAGGGAACGCCTCAGAAATTCTTGCTCTTTCCAGCACTTCCATGGGACCCGATAAG GGTGTGGACAGCTCCCATGGATCACTGGATGCAGTGGAAGCAGCAAAATTTTTGGCTCAATTGAGTGGTGCCATAGTTGCAGTATCTGGAGCTGTTGACATTATCACAGATGGGCAGCATGTGGTGGGTGTGCAAAATGGGGTGGCCATGTTGCAACGGATTACAGCCACAGGTTGTGCTGTTACAGCTCTCATTGCTGCCTTTGTTGCAGTTGACCCCATACATGCTTTTGAAGCGACGGCTTCTGCACTCTCTGTTTTTGGTCTATCCGGTGAGGTTGGGATGGACATGGCTAGAGGTCCAGCTTCACTGCGGATCCACTTAATTGATTCATTGCATGGGCTTGATCAAGCTACTGTATTGTCTGGGGTCAACATCACAAACATGTCATAG